A window from Cytobacillus sp. IB215665 encodes these proteins:
- a CDS encoding M3 family oligoendopeptidase: MNNAYLDTWDLESIFKGGSDSEDLQNYIEQIEVNMKEFQNAVQTFESPTGGNDVEGLHNLIHLFQLVAKKIRQTGAFVSCLQAQDTSDLKANILRGKITQLNAAFATITTHFDEHLVSISDEVWGPLLIDPLLAELSYVLTERRQRASEKLPIEQEELINSLSVDGYHSWGQMYNLTVGKMKIPFEVDGKLQDLSIGQAANQFSSKDKDTRDSMFEKWEQAWGEQADFYSEILNHLGGFRLQVYNKRGWDDVLKEPLDINRMSKQTLDTMWSVITDHKQPFVDYLNRKAKLLNVEKLSWSDLDAPVGKADSTVTYQDGAEFILKQFGLFGEQITDFTQKAFNNRWIEAEDRPGKRPGGFCTSFPDSDESRIFMTFSGTPSNVSTLAHELGHAFHQHAMGDVHPLNQSYAMNVAETASTFAEMIVADAAVQQASSKEEKIALLEDKIQRSVAFYMNIHARFMFETAFYEERKKGMVSTKRLNELMLDAQKEAYCDSLEQYHPHFWASKLHFYITGVPFYNFPYTFGYLFSLGIYKKSQEEGKEFEEKYIALLQDTARMTVEELAHKHLGIDLTQRDFWEQAVKLSIEDVKQFMELTE; encoded by the coding sequence ATGAATAATGCTTATTTAGATACATGGGACTTAGAGTCTATTTTTAAAGGTGGAAGTGATTCTGAGGACTTACAAAATTATATTGAACAAATTGAAGTAAATATGAAGGAGTTTCAAAATGCCGTACAAACATTTGAATCACCAACTGGTGGGAATGATGTAGAGGGTTTACATAATCTTATTCATCTCTTTCAATTAGTTGCAAAGAAAATTAGACAGACGGGTGCATTTGTTAGTTGTCTTCAGGCACAAGATACTTCTGATTTGAAAGCTAACATATTACGTGGGAAAATTACACAATTGAATGCAGCTTTTGCAACGATTACTACACACTTTGATGAACATCTTGTGTCAATAAGTGATGAAGTGTGGGGTCCATTACTAATAGATCCTTTATTAGCAGAACTGTCATATGTATTAACTGAACGCAGGCAACGTGCAAGTGAAAAGCTACCAATTGAACAAGAAGAGCTTATAAATTCTTTATCTGTTGACGGTTATCACTCTTGGGGACAAATGTATAATCTAACTGTTGGTAAGATGAAAATCCCATTTGAAGTGGATGGGAAACTCCAAGATTTATCAATAGGTCAAGCTGCTAATCAATTTTCAAGTAAGGATAAAGATACAAGGGACAGTATGTTTGAAAAATGGGAGCAAGCTTGGGGAGAGCAAGCTGATTTTTATAGCGAAATATTAAATCATTTAGGAGGTTTTCGCTTACAAGTATACAACAAAAGAGGTTGGGATGATGTCTTAAAAGAACCACTCGACATTAATCGTATGAGTAAACAAACATTGGATACGATGTGGTCAGTTATCACAGATCATAAGCAACCATTTGTTGACTATTTAAATAGAAAAGCAAAACTGTTAAATGTAGAAAAACTAAGCTGGAGTGATTTGGATGCACCTGTTGGTAAAGCTGACTCGACAGTTACTTATCAAGATGGCGCAGAGTTCATCTTAAAACAATTTGGCTTATTTGGGGAACAAATTACTGATTTCACACAAAAAGCATTTAACAATAGATGGATCGAAGCAGAAGACCGACCAGGAAAACGACCAGGTGGCTTTTGCACAAGTTTTCCTGATAGTGATGAATCTCGCATTTTTATGACTTTCTCTGGTACACCATCAAATGTATCAACTCTGGCACACGAGCTAGGACATGCTTTCCATCAACATGCGATGGGTGATGTACATCCACTAAATCAAAGTTATGCAATGAATGTTGCTGAGACAGCATCAACCTTTGCTGAAATGATTGTGGCAGATGCAGCAGTGCAGCAGGCAAGCTCAAAGGAAGAAAAGATAGCTTTACTTGAGGATAAAATCCAGCGAAGCGTAGCCTTTTATATGAATATACATGCTAGATTTATGTTTGAAACTGCGTTTTACGAAGAGCGTAAAAAGGGTATGGTTAGTACAAAACGACTAAATGAACTAATGCTTGATGCACAAAAAGAAGCTTACTGTGACTCATTAGAGCAATACCATCCGCATTTTTGGGCATCTAAGCTACATTTTTATATTACAGGAGTGCCATTTTATAATTTCCCATATACATTTGGTTATTTATTCTCACTTGGAATTTATAAAAAATCTCAAGAAGAAGGCAAAGAATTTGAAGAAAAGTATATCGCTCTTTTACAAGATACAGCAAGGATGACTGTTGAAGAGTTGGCACATAAACACTTAGGAATTGATTTGACACAAAGAGATTTTTGGGAACAAGCAGTAAAACTCTCTATTGAAGATGTCAAGCAATTTATGGAATTAACTGAATAA
- a CDS encoding VOC family protein: MILGLHHAQITIPNGSEEEGKNFYCGILGLPEKEKPESLKGRGGFWVTVGDRDVHIGTEDGFDRLSTKAHIAYQVENISYWRNVLEQNNIKIIEGVPIPNFERFEFRDPFGNRVEMIQQI, translated from the coding sequence ATGATCCTTGGTTTACATCACGCTCAGATAACTATTCCTAATGGGTCTGAAGAAGAAGGGAAAAACTTTTATTGCGGGATTCTCGGTTTACCTGAGAAAGAAAAGCCTGAATCGTTAAAAGGACGTGGAGGGTTTTGGGTAACAGTAGGAGATAGAGATGTACATATAGGTACAGAAGATGGGTTTGACCGCTTATCAACAAAGGCTCATATAGCTTATCAAGTAGAGAATATATCCTACTGGCGAAATGTGTTAGAACAAAATAATATTAAGATAATTGAAGGAGTACCTATTCCAAATTTTGAGCGTTTTGAGTTTAGAGACCCGTTCGGAAACAGAGTAGAGATGATTCAACAAATTTAG
- a CDS encoding sporulation histidine kinase inhibitor Sda: protein MKRLSDELLIQSYFKAMDLKLSNEFIHLIKLEINRRSLNNKIKIPS, encoded by the coding sequence ATGAAACGATTATCAGATGAACTTTTAATTCAATCCTATTTTAAAGCGATGGACCTTAAACTTAGCAATGAATTTATCCATTTAATTAAACTCGAAATAAATCGTAGGTCATTGAACAACAAAATAAAAATACCCTCATAA
- a CDS encoding YqeG family HAD IIIA-type phosphatase, with protein sequence MIKVVSELLRHFLPNEHVKSVLDIKAQHLQEKGIKGVITDLDNTLVEWDRPNATPRLIEWFKDMEESGIKVTIVSNNNENRVKSFSDPLHIPFIFEARKPLKRAFGKAQKSMDILKEETVVIGDQLLTDILGGNRGGYHTILVVPVAQTDGFFTRINRKIERQLLAWMKRKGMLYWEE encoded by the coding sequence ATGATTAAGGTGGTATCTGAATTGCTTAGACATTTTCTACCTAATGAACACGTGAAAAGTGTATTAGATATTAAAGCGCAACACCTTCAGGAAAAAGGAATTAAAGGTGTGATAACGGACCTAGATAACACATTAGTGGAATGGGATCGTCCGAATGCAACACCGAGGTTAATTGAATGGTTTAAAGATATGGAGGAAAGCGGCATTAAAGTTACGATCGTTTCAAATAATAATGAAAACAGGGTAAAATCTTTTTCAGACCCTTTGCATATTCCATTCATATTTGAAGCGAGGAAACCTTTAAAACGTGCATTTGGAAAAGCGCAAAAAAGCATGGATATTTTAAAAGAAGAAACAGTCGTTATTGGAGATCAACTATTAACAGATATATTAGGTGGGAATAGAGGAGGCTATCACACGATTCTTGTCGTACCTGTTGCACAAACAGACGGTTTTTTCACTAGAATTAATCGTAAAATTGAAAGACAACTTTTAGCTTGGATGAAGCGAAAAGGCATGCTTTATTGGGAGGAATAA
- the yqeH gene encoding ribosome biogenesis GTPase YqeH translates to MENERISCIGCGVTIQTNDPDGIGYAPKAALNKGNVICKRCFRLKHYNEIQDVSLTDDDFLNILNGISKTDGLVVKIVDIFDFNGSWLPGLHRFVGNKNIILVGNKVDLLPKSIKHTKVINWMKQSAKELGLQPIDTYLISATKGHGVREVAEMIEQYRNGKDVYIVGCTNVGKSTFINQVIKEFSGDEDVITTSQFPGTTLDMIEVPLDDGSFLYDTPGIINHHQMAHFVDKRDLKIISPKKEIKPKVYQLNEGQTLYFGGLARFDFIKGNRTSFVCYVSNDLSIHRTKLENADDLYKKHAGDLLQPPRKEHVDEFPPLIAHEFTIKERKMEIVFSGLGWITIDEPGLTICAHVPKGVGVSIRKSLI, encoded by the coding sequence GTGGAAAATGAACGGATTAGCTGTATTGGTTGTGGCGTAACCATTCAAACAAATGACCCTGATGGAATTGGTTATGCACCAAAGGCTGCACTTAATAAAGGAAATGTTATTTGTAAAAGATGTTTTCGGTTAAAACACTATAATGAAATTCAAGATGTTTCCTTAACAGATGATGATTTTCTAAATATACTAAATGGAATTAGTAAAACAGATGGATTAGTTGTGAAAATTGTTGACATCTTTGATTTTAACGGCAGCTGGTTGCCTGGATTACACAGGTTTGTGGGCAATAAAAATATTATTCTAGTCGGTAATAAAGTTGATTTATTACCAAAGTCTATAAAACATACTAAGGTGATCAATTGGATGAAGCAATCAGCTAAAGAATTAGGCTTGCAGCCGATTGACACGTATTTAATTAGCGCTACAAAAGGTCACGGTGTGCGTGAAGTTGCAGAAATGATTGAACAATATAGAAATGGAAAAGATGTATATATTGTCGGTTGCACCAATGTAGGTAAGTCCACATTCATTAATCAAGTAATTAAAGAGTTTAGTGGCGATGAGGATGTCATAACAACTTCTCAATTTCCGGGAACTACATTAGATATGATAGAAGTACCATTAGATGATGGCTCTTTTCTATACGATACACCTGGAATTATAAATCATCATCAAATGGCTCATTTTGTAGATAAGCGAGATTTAAAGATTATTTCGCCTAAAAAAGAAATCAAACCAAAAGTTTATCAGCTTAATGAGGGGCAAACTTTATATTTTGGAGGTCTAGCGCGCTTTGACTTTATAAAAGGAAATAGAACATCATTTGTATGTTATGTTTCCAATGATTTATCAATACACAGAACTAAGCTTGAAAATGCAGATGATTTATATAAAAAGCATGCTGGGGACCTTTTACAACCACCGCGAAAGGAACATGTTGATGAATTTCCACCACTAATCGCTCATGAATTTACGATTAAAGAAAGAAAAATGGAAATAGTATTTTCTGGTTTAGGTTGGATAACAATAGATGAGCCGGGATTAACAATTTGTGCGCATGTACCGAAAGGTGTAGGTGTATCAATTAGAAAGTCACTAATATAA
- the aroE gene encoding shikimate dehydrogenase, translating into MTKLFGLIGCPVAHSLSPQMHNDAFANLEIDAKYHAFHVEPENLENAILGCKALQIAGFNVTIPHKVSIMKYLDDIDQLAEQIGAVNTVVNNNGRLIGYNTDGPGYVRALANMVTSQLNSKKILIIGSGGAARGIYFSLAKHGVQSIDICNRTMTTAVELVKQCQFDVHSSALTLHEAETRIPHYDIIINTTSVGMSPKTNAIPISTKNINKNHLVSDIIYNPLETKLLTEARNNGAVVQNGVDMFVYQGALAFETWTNMFPNTARMRKIVLKKLGGTTC; encoded by the coding sequence GTGACAAAATTATTTGGACTAATTGGTTGTCCAGTTGCTCATTCATTGTCACCACAAATGCATAATGATGCTTTTGCTAATTTAGAGATAGATGCAAAGTATCACGCGTTTCATGTTGAACCAGAAAATTTAGAGAATGCAATATTAGGGTGTAAAGCTCTACAAATTGCTGGTTTTAATGTTACAATACCACATAAAGTAAGTATCATGAAGTACTTAGATGATATCGATCAACTAGCTGAACAAATAGGCGCTGTTAATACAGTTGTAAATAATAATGGAAGATTAATTGGATATAATACCGATGGACCAGGCTATGTTCGTGCTTTAGCAAATATGGTTACATCACAATTAAATAGCAAAAAGATATTAATCATTGGTTCAGGTGGAGCTGCTAGAGGGATTTATTTTTCACTCGCAAAACATGGTGTGCAGAGCATAGACATTTGCAATCGAACGATGACTACCGCAGTAGAGTTAGTAAAACAATGTCAGTTTGATGTTCATTCTTCGGCGTTGACCTTACATGAAGCGGAAACACGGATACCCCATTATGACATTATTATTAATACTACATCTGTAGGTATGAGCCCCAAAACTAATGCTATACCTATAAGTACAAAAAACATTAATAAGAACCATTTAGTATCTGACATTATCTATAATCCACTTGAAACAAAATTGTTAACAGAAGCACGAAACAATGGAGCAGTGGTCCAAAATGGTGTAGATATGTTTGTTTATCAAGGCGCTCTAGCGTTTGAAACGTGGACCAATATGTTTCCAAATACAGCTCGTATGAGAAAGATTGTGTTAAAAAAACTAGGAGGAACAACATGCTAA
- the yhbY gene encoding ribosome assembly RNA-binding protein YhbY, whose protein sequence is MLTGKQKRFLRSKAHHLTPIFQVGKGGVNENMNKQIGEALEARELLKISVLQNCEDDRNVVAEDIVNGTKAELVQIIGNTIVLYKESRDNKQIKLPS, encoded by the coding sequence ATGCTAACAGGAAAACAAAAAAGATTTTTACGTTCAAAAGCTCATCATTTAACTCCAATTTTTCAAGTAGGCAAAGGTGGAGTGAATGAAAACATGAATAAACAAATTGGTGAAGCACTAGAAGCAAGAGAACTATTAAAAATAAGTGTACTGCAAAATTGTGAAGATGATCGCAACGTAGTTGCTGAAGATATCGTGAATGGTACAAAGGCTGAATTAGTTCAAATAATAGGTAACACGATCGTTTTATATAAAGAATCAAGAGATAACAAGCAAATTAAACTGCCTTCATAG
- a CDS encoding nicotinate-nucleotide adenylyltransferase: MKKVGIIGGTFDPPHNGHLLIANEVLDKLHLSEVWFLPTYTPPHKQHKYISSSEDRLKMLRLAIGDNPLFKLNTIEIDRQGVSYTYDTMKILVEQYSDYKFYFIIGADMVEYLPKWYKINDLLELVTFVGVKRGQYDVNTNYPILQVVIPQFDVSSSLLQQRMKEGKTTQYLMPSKVRQYIAENRLYET, from the coding sequence ATGAAAAAAGTAGGAATTATTGGTGGGACATTTGATCCTCCTCATAATGGACATTTATTAATAGCAAATGAAGTTTTAGATAAGCTACATTTATCAGAGGTCTGGTTTTTGCCAACGTATACACCTCCACATAAACAACATAAATATATATCTAGTAGTGAAGATAGACTTAAGATGCTGCGACTCGCAATTGGAGATAATCCGTTATTTAAGCTAAATACGATTGAAATTGACCGACAAGGAGTATCATATACGTATGATACAATGAAGATATTGGTTGAACAGTATAGTGATTACAAGTTTTATTTCATTATTGGTGCTGATATGGTGGAATATTTGCCTAAATGGTATAAAATCAATGATCTACTGGAATTAGTAACATTTGTAGGTGTTAAAAGGGGGCAATATGATGTGAATACGAATTACCCTATTCTACAAGTGGTAATTCCACAGTTTGATGTTTCTTCTTCATTGCTTCAACAGAGAATGAAAGAAGGCAAGACGACTCAATATCTTATGCCGAGTAAGGTTAGACAATATATTGCGGAGAATAGGTTATATGAAACGTGA
- the yqeK gene encoding bis(5'-nucleosyl)-tetraphosphatase (symmetrical) YqeK, with translation MKREEALQIVKEQLTEHRYLHTIGVMETALELAKRYDCDQKKCELAAIFHDYAKFRSKEVMKKIIIEQKMNQNLLHFHNELWHAPVGAYLVQTEVGIKDIAIINAIKYHTSGRENMTLLEKIIFLADYIEPGRHFPGVEEVRAIASQNLNDAVIQALHNTMMFLMNKKQLIYPDTLLTYNDLLMKKTEDQKYDKS, from the coding sequence ATGAAACGTGAAGAAGCTTTACAAATTGTAAAAGAACAATTAACTGAGCATCGTTATCTACATACGATTGGCGTTATGGAAACTGCGCTTGAATTAGCAAAGAGGTACGATTGTGATCAAAAGAAGTGTGAATTAGCTGCTATCTTTCATGACTATGCAAAATTTAGATCGAAAGAAGTAATGAAAAAAATAATCATTGAGCAAAAAATGAATCAAAATTTATTGCACTTTCATAATGAACTATGGCATGCACCAGTTGGGGCTTATCTTGTACAAACAGAAGTTGGTATTAAAGATATAGCAATCATTAATGCGATAAAATATCATACTTCTGGTAGAGAGAATATGACTTTACTTGAAAAAATTATCTTTTTGGCTGACTATATTGAGCCTGGCAGGCATTTTCCTGGTGTAGAAGAAGTAAGAGCTATAGCTTCTCAGAATTTAAATGATGCTGTCATTCAGGCTTTGCATAACACGATGATGTTTTTAATGAACAAAAAACAGTTAATTTATCCTGATACATTATTAACGTATAACGATTTACTTATGAAAAAAACGGAGGACCAAAAATATGACAAATCATGA
- the rsfS gene encoding ribosome silencing factor: MTNHDLLLLAAKGADDKRAEQIVALNMQGISLIADYFLICQGNSEKQIQAIAKEIKDLVEEQDYTVKRLEGYDEARWVLIDIGDVVVHIFHKDERSYYNLEKLWGDAQRVDLQQELSQ, translated from the coding sequence ATGACAAATCATGACTTGTTATTACTTGCTGCCAAAGGTGCAGATGATAAAAGAGCAGAGCAAATTGTAGCTTTAAATATGCAAGGTATTTCACTTATTGCTGATTATTTTTTAATTTGCCAAGGGAATTCTGAAAAACAAATACAAGCGATTGCAAAGGAAATTAAAGATCTTGTTGAAGAACAAGATTATACGGTTAAACGACTCGAGGGCTATGATGAAGCTCGATGGGTTTTAATAGATATTGGAGATGTTGTAGTGCACATTTTTCACAAGGATGAAAGAAGCTATTATAATCTTGAAAAGCTCTGGGGAGATGCACAGAGGGTAGATTTACAACAAGAGCTAAGTCAATGA
- a CDS encoding class I SAM-dependent methyltransferase, translating into MTYNHFAYYYDRLMKDAPYDLWLKFTKENITKYRIGPKILDLACGTGELSIRLADEGFDVTGVDMSEDMLAVALEKSLSNKHSITFIQKDMRELSGFPLFDCVLIFCDSLNYLIEQQDVQQTFRHVYNQLEDGGLLMFDVHSVNKISNYIATHTFAHHEQDISYIWQCFDGELSNSVEHDLAFFVREEDTEFYARYDETHTQRTFLIDQYEQWLVQAGFTLLSISGDFTVEQVNEQTERIFFVARK; encoded by the coding sequence ATGACATACAATCATTTTGCATATTACTATGACCGCTTAATGAAAGATGCCCCCTATGATTTATGGCTGAAGTTCACGAAAGAAAATATAACAAAGTATAGAATTGGTCCAAAAATACTTGATTTGGCTTGTGGTACGGGGGAATTATCCATCCGATTAGCAGATGAAGGATTCGATGTTACGGGTGTAGATATGTCAGAGGATATGCTAGCTGTAGCTTTGGAGAAGTCATTGTCCAATAAACATTCAATTACATTTATACAAAAAGATATGAGAGAGTTATCAGGGTTCCCGTTGTTTGATTGCGTTCTTATATTCTGTGATTCTTTAAATTATTTAATAGAACAACAAGACGTACAACAAACCTTTCGCCATGTATATAATCAGCTAGAAGATGGTGGTTTGTTAATGTTTGATGTTCACTCTGTAAATAAAATCAGTAACTATATAGCAACACATACTTTTGCGCATCATGAACAAGACATTAGTTATATTTGGCAGTGTTTTGATGGTGAACTTTCGAATAGTGTTGAGCATGACCTAGCCTTTTTTGTGAGGGAAGAAGATACAGAATTTTATGCACGCTATGATGAAACTCATACTCAACGTACGTTTTTAATAGATCAATATGAACAGTGGCTTGTTCAAGCAGGATTTACTTTGCTGTCTATCAGTGGAGATTTTACCGTTGAACAAGTGAATGAACAGACAGAAAGAATATTTTTTGTGGCAAGAAAATAA
- the comER gene encoding late competence protein ComER has translation MNVGIIGTGNMGKVLIEAFIESKALLPSKLCIFNRTIEKAEKIKINFPEITVTSDAEDVITQSDIIFICVKPLQIHPLLQQISPCLTHNKCLVSITSPISVHQIESMVNCQVARVIPSITNRAFSGISLISFGESCSQHYISYINYLFSNISEPVLIEEQVTRVASDIVSCGPAFFSYLIQRFIDAAANKTEITREQATTLATGMIIGMGELLQKDIFTLQTLQEKVCVKGGVTGVGIEVLEKELGDMFEHLFQSTHDKFCEDIEDVHNQFI, from the coding sequence ATGAATGTAGGGATTATCGGTACCGGAAATATGGGCAAGGTATTAATTGAGGCGTTTATTGAATCAAAAGCTCTATTACCATCAAAACTGTGTATATTCAATCGGACGATTGAAAAAGCAGAAAAAATTAAGATAAACTTCCCTGAAATAACAGTTACTTCTGATGCTGAAGATGTCATAACCCAGTCAGATATCATTTTTATTTGTGTTAAACCACTACAAATTCACCCCCTTTTACAACAAATTTCACCTTGTTTAACACATAATAAATGTCTCGTTTCAATAACCAGTCCAATATCAGTACATCAAATTGAATCTATGGTAAACTGTCAAGTTGCAAGGGTTATTCCAAGCATTACAAATCGAGCGTTTTCTGGAATTTCATTAATATCCTTTGGCGAAAGTTGCAGCCAGCATTATATATCCTATATTAATTACTTATTTTCAAATATATCTGAACCCGTTCTCATTGAAGAACAAGTTACCAGAGTAGCATCTGACATAGTAAGCTGTGGACCAGCATTTTTCAGTTATTTAATACAAAGATTTATCGATGCAGCTGCAAATAAGACGGAGATTACGAGAGAGCAAGCAACTACTTTGGCGACAGGAATGATAATCGGGATGGGTGAGCTTTTACAAAAAGATATTTTCACTTTACAAACGCTTCAGGAGAAGGTATGTGTAAAAGGCGGTGTTACAGGGGTAGGTATTGAAGTATTAGAAAAAGAACTAGGTGACATGTTTGAACATTTATTTCAAAGCACTCATGACAAGTTTTGTGAAGATATAGAGGATGTTCATAACCAATTCATTTAA
- a CDS encoding helix-hairpin-helix domain-containing protein yields MEFLRKYQQYWFVALIILIIFTGIVVNMITRPDETAMVDSNLQSFLEQQDKPIAESSTEVSHAIYVDIKGAVASEGVYEMAEGSRVMDVIEQAGGVLEFADMSKVNLAQLVYDEMVLYVPKQGEENYDLQHSLIGKEKDKDKVDLNRATMAELESLPGIGVKKAEAILSYREEYGSFQAVEDLLKISGIGEKSLEKLLEYVVVR; encoded by the coding sequence ATGGAATTTCTAAGAAAATACCAGCAATATTGGTTTGTTGCTTTAATAATCTTAATTATTTTCACTGGTATTGTTGTTAATATGATAACAAGACCTGATGAAACGGCTATGGTTGACAGCAATTTACAATCCTTTCTAGAGCAACAAGACAAACCGATCGCAGAAAGTAGCACGGAAGTATCTCATGCAATATACGTCGATATAAAAGGAGCAGTTGCTTCGGAAGGGGTCTATGAAATGGCAGAAGGCTCTAGGGTAATGGATGTCATTGAACAGGCAGGAGGAGTATTAGAGTTTGCAGACATGTCTAAAGTAAACTTGGCACAATTAGTTTATGATGAAATGGTCCTTTATGTACCTAAGCAGGGAGAGGAGAATTATGATTTACAACATTCATTAATAGGAAAAGAAAAAGATAAAGATAAAGTTGATCTAAATCGTGCCACAATGGCTGAATTAGAATCTTTGCCAGGAATTGGAGTTAAAAAGGCTGAAGCGATTTTATCGTATCGTGAGGAATATGGATCTTTTCAAGCGGTTGAAGATTTGTTAAAAATATCTGGAATTGGTGAAAAATCATTAGAAAAGTTGCTTGAATACGTAGTAGTAAGGTAA
- a CDS encoding ComE operon protein 2, with product MERISWDQYFMAQSHLLALRSTCTRLAVGATIVRDKRIIAGGYNGSIAGGTHCVDEGCYVIDNHCVRTIHAEMNAILQCAKFGVPTEGAEIYVTHFPCLQCCKAIVQSGIKAVYYANDYKNHPYALEMFKESNILVDQVEVDEMIIDLKNQEKLLFVTSLIKRLADEGLDSKEISKLHDETNKLFTSYV from the coding sequence ATGGAACGTATTTCATGGGATCAATATTTTATGGCACAAAGTCATTTACTAGCATTGCGAAGTACATGTACAAGGCTTGCTGTTGGTGCCACAATCGTAAGGGACAAGAGGATAATTGCTGGTGGATATAATGGATCTATAGCAGGTGGCACACATTGTGTTGATGAGGGTTGTTACGTAATTGATAACCACTGTGTAAGGACGATTCATGCAGAAATGAATGCTATTTTACAATGTGCTAAATTTGGGGTTCCTACAGAAGGTGCTGAAATTTATGTTACGCATTTTCCATGTCTACAGTGCTGTAAAGCGATTGTACAAAGTGGAATAAAGGCAGTATATTATGCGAACGATTATAAAAACCATCCGTATGCACTAGAAATGTTTAAAGAGTCTAATATATTGGTTGATCAAGTTGAAGTAGATGAAATGATTATTGATTTAAAAAATCAAGAAAAACTTCTATTCGTCACCTCGTTGATTAAGAGGTTGGCTGATGAGGGTTTAGATAGTAAAGAAATTAGTAAGCTACATGATGAGACAAATAAGCTGTTTACCTCATATGTGTAA